From Doryrhamphus excisus isolate RoL2022-K1 chromosome 22, RoL_Dexc_1.0, whole genome shotgun sequence, one genomic window encodes:
- the LOC131110029 gene encoding sesquipedalian-1-like produces the protein MKIDEKVVSFFESSDSPVDKEGYLFKKGDFRPSYHKRWFILKGNLLFYKDHPDDRDLIGVIVLEGCTVQLCESEEQFAFSVVWSDPGLRPYKFAADDQASQEGWIKALLSANHSYLALLVMDLEKKYRETLDALFNDSANGVATPNLHATKLDRPLNQRSSTWHRAAAATTTTVSSGPSRSSNLTLQTPSIPPKSTSRRSPKLWPKRTANMKPIDGSAPPGGEWLVVCSGTKEDFSKLHEDFGKEIKDLIADWSRSVQVGKENLIDF, from the exons GGTGACTTCAGGCCTTCCTACCACAAGCGCTGGTTCATTCTGAAGGGGAACCTCCTCTTCTACAAGGACCACCCGGATGACCGTGACCTCATCGGAGTCATTGTTCTGGAGGGCTGCACCGTCCAGCTGTGTGAGTCCGAGGAGCAGTTTGCCTTCTCGGTGGTGTGGAGCGATCCGGGCTTGCGGCCCTACAAGTTCGCCGCTGACGACCAGGCCAGTCAGGAAGGCTGGATAAAGGCTCTGCTCTCGGCCAACCACAGCTACTTGGCCTTGCTGGTCATGGACCTGGAGAAGAAGTACAGAG AGACGTTAGATGCATTATTCAATGACTCCGCCAACGGCGTCGCTACGCCAAACCTCCACGCCACAAAACTGGATCGTCCGTTGAACCAGCGGTCCTCCACTTGGCATCGAGCAGCAgcagctactactactactgtgtcCTCGGGCCCGAGTCGGAGTTCCAACCTGACCCTTCAAACCCCATCTATTCCCCCCAAATCAACCAGCAGGAGATCACCTAAACTTTGGCCCAAGAGGACGGCAAACATGAAGCCTATCGATGGCTCTGCGCCGCCTGGTGGGGAGTGGTTAGTGGTGTGTTCAGGGACGAAGGAGGATTTCAGCAAATTGCATGAAGATTTTGGAAAGGAAATAAAGGACCTCATTGCTGACTGGTCAAGAAGTGTACAAGTCGGCAAAGAAAACTTGATAGACTTCTGA